In Arachis hypogaea cultivar Tifrunner chromosome 17, arahy.Tifrunner.gnm2.J5K5, whole genome shotgun sequence, a single window of DNA contains:
- the LOC112762803 gene encoding uncharacterized protein has protein sequence MEFTSFSWEINSKEDPSIPQDSYFDDCFSIIFRFTKELIQITQSTNFPSTTSTANESFLVPSDILCNFRENTAFLHETFSSVPISPEILDQILPVMGETARTILSHEGCDSTNMRGIFVNLHVTTRIVIEDSDFYNDDIGQNVPEPAQFVNLLERSKIDEQDDDVEEQCAICLEEFGHGIEDSRVAIVRTNCSHVFHECCIFRWFRRCADRHSPYSCPLCRCNIFPTSPRDE, from the coding sequence ATGGAGTTCACCTCTTTTTCATGGGAAATCAATTCTAAAGAAGATCCAAGCATACCACAAGACTCCTATTTCGATGATTGTTTTTCCATCatctttagattcaccaaagaaTTGATCCAAATAACTCAAAGCACAAATTTTCCTTCTACTACAAGTACGGCCAATGAATCGTTCTTGGTTCCTTCTGATATCCTATGTAACTTCAGAGAAAACACTGCATTCTTACATGAAACCTTCTCTTCAGTGCCTATATCCCCTGAGATATTGGACCAAATTTTACCTGTCATGGGCGAAACTGCAAGAACGATTCTAAGCCATGAAGGGTGTGACTCCACCAATATGCGGGGTATTTTTGTGAACCTCCATGTTACCACGCGCATTGTTATTGAAGATTCTGATTTCTATAATGATGATATCGGTCAAAATGTTCCTGAACCAGCTCAATTCGTGAATCTGTTGGAGAGATCGAAAATTGATGAGcaagatgatgatgttgaagaACAATGTGCTATTTGCTTGGAAGAGTTTGGACATGGTATTGAAGATTCACGTGTAGCAATTGTTCGCACAAATTGCTCGCATGTGTTCCATGAATGTTGTATATTCCGTTGGTTTCGGCGTTGTGCCGACCGTCACTCGCCCTATTCTTGCCCATTGTGCCGCTGCAACATATTTCCAACCTCACCGAGAGATGAATAG
- the LOC112766488 gene encoding aquaporin PIP1-2 isoform X1 → MEAKEQDVSLGANKFPERQPIGTAAQSQDEPKDYQEPPPAPLFEPSELTSWSFYRAGIAEFVATFLFLYITILTVMGVNRAPNKCASVGIQGIAWAFGGMIFALVYCTAGISGGHINPAVTFGLFLARKLSLTRAVFYIVMQCLGAICGAGVVKGFEGKNLYGTYGGGANKVNDGYTKGDGLGAEIVGTFILVYTVFSATDAKRNARDSHVPILAPLPIGFAVFLVHLATIPITGTGINPARSLGAAIIFNKHDGWHEHWVFWVAVVELSSDKGWPWPPQTFYKKFSSIFLKDKK, encoded by the exons aTGGAAGCGAAGGAGCAGGATGTGTCGTTGGGAGCTAACAAGTTCCCGGAAAGGCAGCCGATCGGTACGGCGGCGCAGAGCCAAGACGAGCCGAAGGACTACCAGGAGCCACCGCCAGCTCCACTGTTCGAGCCATCTGAGCTAACGTCATGGTCATTCTACAGAGCCGGAATCGCGGAGTTCGTTGCCACTTTCCTTTTTCTCTACATCACCATCTTGACCGTCATGGGCGTCAACAGAGCACCCAACAAGTGCGCTTCCGTCGGTATCCAAGGTATCGCTTGGGCCTTCGGTGGTATGATCTTCGCTCTCGTTTACTGCACCGCCGGTATCTCAG GGGGTCATATAAACCCGGCCGTGACGTTTGGGTTGTTCTTGGCGAGGAAGTTGTCGTTGACAAGGGCGGTTTTCTACATAGTGATGCAGTGCCTTGGAGCTATCTGCGGTGCAGGTGTGGTGAAGGGATTCGAGGGAAAGAACTTGTACGGAACCTATGGAGGTGGTGCCAACAAGGTGAACGACGGTTACACCAAGGGCGATGGCCTTGGTGCTGAGATCGTTGGTACCTTCATCCTTGTCTACACCGTCTTCTCCGCCACTGATGCTAAGCGTAACGCCAGAGATTCACACGTCCCT attttggcaccgttgccaatTGGATTCGCTGTGTTCTTGGTGCACTTGGCCACCATCCCTATCACCGGAACTGGTATCAACCCTGCTCGCAGTCTTGGTGCTGCTATCATCTTCAACAAGCACGATGGATGGCATGAGCAC TGGGTGTTCTGGGTTGCAGTGgtggagcttagttcagacaaggggtGGCCATGGcccccccaaactttttataaaaaatttagtagtatttttttaaaagataaaaaatag
- the LOC112766488 gene encoding probable aquaporin PIP-type 7a isoform X2, with the protein MEAKEQDVSLGANKFPERQPIGTAAQSQDEPKDYQEPPPAPLFEPSELTSWSFYRAGIAEFVATFLFLYITILTVMGVNRAPNKCASVGIQGIAWAFGGMIFALVYCTAGISGGHINPAVTFGLFLARKLSLTRAVFYIVMQCLGAICGAGVVKGFEGKNLYGTYGGGANKVNDGYTKGDGLGAEIVGTFILVYTVFSATDAKRNARDSHVPILAPLPIGFAVFLVHLATIPITGTGINPARSLGAAIIFNKHDGWHEHWVFWVGPFIGAALAALYHVVVIRAIPFKSK; encoded by the exons aTGGAAGCGAAGGAGCAGGATGTGTCGTTGGGAGCTAACAAGTTCCCGGAAAGGCAGCCGATCGGTACGGCGGCGCAGAGCCAAGACGAGCCGAAGGACTACCAGGAGCCACCGCCAGCTCCACTGTTCGAGCCATCTGAGCTAACGTCATGGTCATTCTACAGAGCCGGAATCGCGGAGTTCGTTGCCACTTTCCTTTTTCTCTACATCACCATCTTGACCGTCATGGGCGTCAACAGAGCACCCAACAAGTGCGCTTCCGTCGGTATCCAAGGTATCGCTTGGGCCTTCGGTGGTATGATCTTCGCTCTCGTTTACTGCACCGCCGGTATCTCAG GGGGTCATATAAACCCGGCCGTGACGTTTGGGTTGTTCTTGGCGAGGAAGTTGTCGTTGACAAGGGCGGTTTTCTACATAGTGATGCAGTGCCTTGGAGCTATCTGCGGTGCAGGTGTGGTGAAGGGATTCGAGGGAAAGAACTTGTACGGAACCTATGGAGGTGGTGCCAACAAGGTGAACGACGGTTACACCAAGGGCGATGGCCTTGGTGCTGAGATCGTTGGTACCTTCATCCTTGTCTACACCGTCTTCTCCGCCACTGATGCTAAGCGTAACGCCAGAGATTCACACGTCCCT attttggcaccgttgccaatTGGATTCGCTGTGTTCTTGGTGCACTTGGCCACCATCCCTATCACCGGAACTGGTATCAACCCTGCTCGCAGTCTTGGTGCTGCTATCATCTTCAACAAGCACGATGGATGGCATGAGCAC TGGGTGTT cTGGGTTGGACCATTCATTGGTGCAGCTCTTGCAGCTCTCTACCACGTGGTGGTAATCAGAGCCATTCCCTTCAAGTCCAAGTGA